In Xiphophorus hellerii strain 12219 chromosome 13, Xiphophorus_hellerii-4.1, whole genome shotgun sequence, the following proteins share a genomic window:
- the LOC116730748 gene encoding tubulin beta chain-like: MREIVHIQAGQCGNQIGAKFWEVISDEHGIDPTGTYHGDSDLQLDRISVYYNEATGGKYVPRAILVDLEPGTMDSVRSGPFGQIFRPDNFVFGQSGAGNNWAKGHYTEGAELVDSVLDVVRKEAESCECLQGFQLTHSLGGGTGSGMGTLLISKIREEYPDRIMNTFSVVPSPKVSDTVVEPYNATLSVHQLVENTDETYCIDNEALYDICFRTLKLTTPTYGDLNHLVSATMSGVTTCLRFPGQLNADLRKLAVNMVPFPRLHFFMPGFAPLTSRGSQQYRALTVPELTQQVFDAKNMMAACDPRHGRYLTVAAVFRGRMSMKEVDEQMLNVQNKNSSYFVEWIPNNVKTAVCDIPPRGLKMAVTFIGNSTAIQELFKRISEQFTAMFRRKAFLHWYTGEGMDEMEFTEAESNMNDLVSEYQQYQDATAEEEGEFEEEAEEDA, from the exons TTCTGGGAGGTGATCAGTGACGAACACGGCATCGACCCAACAGGAACCTATCATGGCGACAGCGACCTGCAGCTGGACCGGATCAGCGTTTACTACAACGAAGCAACAG gtgggAAGTATGTACCCAGAGCCATCCTGGTGGACCTGGAACCAGGAACCATGGACTCGGTCCGATCAGGACCCTTTGGCCAAATCTTCAGACCTGACAACTTTGTCTTTG gTCAGAGTGGAGCTGGGAACAACTGGGCCAAAGGTCACTACACGGAGGGCGCGGAGCTGGTGGACTCGGTTCTGGACGTGGTCCGGAAGGAGGCGGAGAGCTGCGAGTGCCTGCAGGGCTTCCAGCTTACACACTCCCTGGGAGGAGGCACCGGCTCCGGCATGGGGACCCTGCTGATCAGCAAGATCAGGGAGGAATACCCCGACCGCATCATGAACACCTTCAGTGTGGTTCCCTCCCCTAAG GTTTCTGACACGGTGGTGGAGCCGTACAACGCCACCCTGTCCGTCCACCAGCTGGTGGAAAACACAGACGAGACGTACTGCATCGACAACGAAGCTCTGTACGACATCTGCTTCCGCACGCTGAAGCTGACCACGCCCACCTACGGAGACCTGAACCACCTGGTGTCGGCCACCATGAGCGGCGTCACCACCTGCCTGCGCTTCCCCGGCCAGCTCAACGCCGACCTCCGGAAGCTGGCCGTCAACATGGTGCCCTTCCCCCGCCTGCACTTCTTCATGCCGGGCTTCGCCCCGCTGACGAGCCGCGGCAGCCAGCAGTACCGCGCCCTCACCGTGCCCGAGCTCACCCAGCAGGTGTTCGACGCCAAGAACATGATGGCGGCGTGCGACCCTCGCCACGGCCGCTACCTGACGGTGGCCGCCGTCTTCCGCGGCCGCATGTCCATGAAGGAGGTGGACGAGCAGATGCTGAACGTGCAGAACAAGAACAGCAGCTACTTCGTGGAGTGGATCCCCAACAACGTGAAGACGGCCGTGTGCGACATCCCGCCGCGCGGCCTCAAGATGGCCGTCACCTTCATCGGCAACAGCACGGCCATCCAGGAGCTGTTCAAGCGCATCTCGGAGCAGTTCACCGCCATGTTCCGCCGCAAGGCCTTCCTGCACTGGTACACGGGCGAGGGAATGGACGAGATGGAGTTCACCGAGGCCGAGAGCAACATGAACGACCTGGTGTCCGAGTACCAGCAGTACCAGGACGCCACGGCCGAGGAGGAGGGCGAGTTCGAGGAGGAGGCCGAGGAGGACGCCTGA